The DNA segment ATAGTTTGAAGTTGTGATCATGATAGGCAGGGAAAATTGATTCACACGAATATTAATTTCGATCGGCAACAATAATATTTGCAAAGACCTTATAATTATACCCAAAGTAcaaaagcagcaaaaaaaaaaaaaaaaacaaagatttcAGATAATTAAGAGCTGCTGGATGTATACTTATACGTACGTGTGTGGGTGTGTTGTGGGTCTATCCGTTGTTTTGAATCTTTTGATATGTGAAAATGGGAAAAAGGCGAAGAAGATGACGGCAAGGAACGAGAGAGAAGCGAGCGAAGCAGACCTAAAGGCTGCCAAGATGCAGGTCGAAGCTACTGATGCTGCCGAGGAAACAAAGAAGAGGCTTGAAAAAACTATGTAATTAATGTATTGTGCATAACTCTATTTTGTATCCAAATGCTAAGTTAAATGTACTTTTTGAAGGCTTAATACTCTTGTTCATATGAAATGTATAGCCACCGACGGAggccatacatatatatatatatgcatgtgtgcAAATGTTAATTTACCTATTGActtttgttacgtataagtaaagttgcatactaattcaaatttttttatattcaaaatttaaattagtactattttcaattaaatttactttttaaccaatcatatacGGTTGTAtctgcaactagatttttctaatttttataaataaatttacaaactgacgtaGTTTAATGTGATACTTCATACTATAAAGCACTCACTCGAATATTAAAGATGTGCATCCATATAACGTACACGCCAATAAACGACTGATACAAATCCAGGTTCTTTAACTTGTTGGAATACTAATACTATTTAAGATCATGAATAGCTAGCTAGGAAGGTGGGCCTTCAAAACGAATGTAGTCATACATAATCCCTTGAAGAGGGCCGGTGACCGATGTTTGTGTAAGGAAAATGGTATTGTCCCCAATCAGGAGCAAAGCTCCTGGTACTTCAACGTTGTACAGCCTATACAGTCCATGGATTCCATGCCTGGCAATTGTGTTGTCATGCCCAATTACTCCAGTTGTAAACGTGGGAGGATTTGCTTCAGGAGGATCGTTTACCCGAACCTTTTTCAAGggaaatggaaaataaaattaaggcataacatattggattatttaatgaataaatcaatcaaTTATGCATGTATATGCTCATCATGATTAACGCTGCTTAAGGTCCAAACCTGTAATTCAGAGtcattcactgttgcaagtgcTAATCGCAGTTTATAGACTCCAATTGTATCTACTCGGTGAAGTTGGAACTTGATTTGCCATGTGGTTCCTTGATATGTGTCATCATCTACTTTCCTAACATACTCCAACAAAAATTGACAAATGATAATTTGCAGTTCTAAAGTGTGTAAGTGTCGCAcactcctttttaaaaaaatagataagtatGAGATcaattcacattaaaaaaaatggataagTATGAGACCTTACACCGCTTTAATCAAATTTAGCCTGTAGTGTATATTACCCGACCATACGTGCGGGGGGTGGGGTTTTCACACCCTCCCCCACATCCCGGGGGCGGGGTGCGAGGCAGAATTTTCATTCCGCCTCGCCTCATGTTCATTTAAAATGTGGATTACATTTTACTAAGTTTAAAAGTTATTTCTAGGTCcaaaagtgattaaaaatatatttttagatctaaattgtaaatttaaatttgtaaatatgactataatttaaaaattatgatatttttaaatttgctagtgcatattttgtttAAGTTGTAGTAtagtagtttttaaactatatagtttttaaattttctagtgcatattttgtgaataagtctaacaaattgtaatatacttatttatatatacataatttgtaaaaatataaatatatatatatatttatatatataaatatttatttttttatatataatatatataaggtgGGGTGGGGAGGAGTGCGAGATGCGGGGCCTCGCTGCCCACCACCAGTGTATACATGTGAAGAACTGTTCGTACCTGGTAACCTGAGCAAAAAACCAGTCTTTTCTATAATCATTAACGCCCACTCTGTAAACCAAATCTCCATTTGGATATAGATCTGCATATCTTTCCCACAATCCATATTGTCTAAACCTGTAAaaatgatgaaatattttagtatgaaaaataatatatattttttctaaaatgaaaGACAAGTATATATAAGAAAACGAAAAAtagctgtatatatataatatacctgTCGGGATGATTCACATAAAGCTTATTGATATACTTTGGATTAGGATCGGGGATGTAGAATTCAGCAGCAGAGCAATTTGGAATCCCTATTTCCCACATTGTAGGACCATCTCTTGGTGGCTTAAATATTAGGTCTCCCAAGTTAATATCACAAcctgtacatatatatatatatatatatatatatatttatatctcacatttatttatttattttatacaaataCTCTTGCtaaataattaaacaaatttGTAATTAGAAAAGTTTTCCAAAAATAAGAATCGGACCTTCAGTTATGGTAATGACAACATCACGCCTATAGTCACCAATAATTCCAGGAATCCATGCATAAAGATTGTAATCGCCACTTCGTATGTGATTAATAGAGAAATGGCCACGTGCATCTGCCACGGTCCAAAATTGGTAACCCTAGTGGGACAtagtcattttttaaaataatgttagatacaataCTAACACATACAAGTACTACtccatttgaataaaaattgagCCCTCCATTTAAAAATGAATTGCTATGTGCGAGTAAATTTGTCTACTTTCTTCAAAgactgtacaaatcatttcactaaattttattatatatctttaatAATACCAATTGGTATAATACATTTATAATGTCTTAAAACTTGAAGAAGACAAATCTTAAATAAAGAACAACctttttcacaaaataaatgatgttataATATCCGTTGTTATATATACATAGTAATAATGATTACATTAATAcgatgaattaaattaaatacctTGCATTCTGTTTGCCAGGATCCAAGCTCTCCAGGTGGTGCCAAGCCAACGTAAGCCAAGTTTGCGGGAATGCACTCGTCACTTGCATGCCTGCGCAAAGCATGCACCCAACTACATTAATCTTTGGTCCTTTCTaaggtgtgttttttttttttttcaatcattctatgtgaatataaaaaaaacttatatttacaaattttgatagatatttattttgtaaaagaatttaattttaaacttttttaaaattaaataaaaaatagtaattatagacaaactttttttatatgaaagtatttttataaatatgttattaattattttatatcttgAATACCAATTTTGAGTGATTGTTTAAAAtttctgaaaaaatattaatcattaACATGACGATGATCTCTTTTGATTTTACTAACCGAGATTATTGGAAATATATAGATCATGAGTCCGAAAACAATATAATTGTGTAATTATTATGATATAATCGCGGCCGCCAGGACTCGACACAATCATTAATATTGACATGAGTTGAAGGCGATTAAGGAACATATATACCTGTCTCGAATATGCAATCTACCACTGACCCTGCCCCTTTGATCAGATGATGGAAAATCCTCGGAAGCTGGAAAATGGTAGGGCCAGCTTTCAACTTCAATCTTCATCTgatcaaaataaaatgatttcacTTTAAATTAATTAGTGCTGTTAACTAGAAAATGTTTAGAGggtaaaatgagatgagaattttatgagtaataagatagtttataaataatagtgagataatttgagttgagtattttttgagttttgaaaaatacaagagaaaaagttaaataaaaaatattctaaatttttaatattgtaagaatatagttttataatattatttttgtttcgagatttgaaaaagttgaaattattttttatttaaaagtttaaaaaagttataataattagtttgaaaattttgtatttaaattatgttaatctGGAAATAAGATTAGATAAGATCAAATGAAatcagatgaaaattttgtatctcTCCCCAAACTTGCCCTAAGGTTATATATGTTGGCAGAGGCGGATTAGGATCATGATAAcacagtttttctttttccacaaATGTAAAACTATATGTAATAGAGTTCTTGCTAAAACTCAAAATAtacattatttttcttaaaaattaacatgttggcttaaaaaaactataaaaggcaaaaaatatatatatatttttaaattcataacATTGTGTATGATCTCTAGGTTGAtaacttcttttattttgattgacatttacaatttctttttgtattgctatcatatataataacaatctCTATATATCCTATGTTATGAATTACTCACTCGTTTTTTAGCATCTTCCCAAAGGGAAAATGGGTCATGACTTGCATGATCATCTCTCGACTTAGAATTAAGGTACATGAAGATGGGGCCAAAAACTTTCTTCCATGGCTCGTTGGGCTTCAGTTTGAGCACAAGATCCTCTCCTCCATAATGAGCACTGAGAAACATCTGTTGTAACCATCTTTATTAGCTAGGTTTAACATTAATTATAGCAAAATCACATTCacaacaattgaaaaataatacacaTGATACAGTCATTTTCACAATCTTTTACATAAACTATGTCTTAAATTATGAGTATTTTTGTGCAATTAGTTTTAACTAAGGTTGCATATATACAAATATTGCTACTATACTGTCCCAGTTATACTGTTCACTTTATCTTATTGACATGGGCATGTGAtttattaaacaattaaaaaaaaatatttaaaataaaatagcgaAAATATGAAGATTGAAACTCTAAATTTCCTCTATTAATCTTTTTAtgattgtatttttaattttttttttaaaataaatcacatgTCAATAGGACAAAATGAAAGATATAATTGAGACAACATAGTATTAAcaaaatttctcatatatatatatttgcacacACATTAGTACTCCAAGTGGAAAACTCTACTCGTCATCTTCATACCACacaccacataattttttaattttttaatttttttcttattaaatatgtggtgtatggataatgaatagaaaaattcaatcagtttataaagagtaaaataaaaaaaaatgaaaaaaaaaaagcacagcATATAATGTAGTatgaagatgatgaataaaaaaattcttccaCGTGACTACTCTCAAAATTaagccatttttttttaatacaagagAGCGGGAGATTTCAAATacagtttttttatttgaagaatCAGTATGCCATCATTGACCTTTCAGCTCTCGACAAATATTAAGCTTTTTGAACATGAAATATATATGCAACAAATTAATATTACTTACAGCAAGGTTGAAGGGCCCCACATGGGAAGTCAAGTTCTGTTTGATGGGTCCACCCGATCGAAACTCACTACTAGGTGTGATTTGCCAGAATCCCACGGGCGGGTCGGTGCAGATCCATCCATGGACCTTAAGATCTTTGTTCTCACATGAATACTGGTACTTGTCATCCACCtaaaaccataatatatatattcaacaaaTTATTCCTATACACTATAACCTAATAATTAAgcaatttcaataatttttgtctctcaatttaaagaaaaaaaattgtattactAGTTGCAAAGAAACTGCGAGAATTGTCTATCTAGACTTGTACAAATCATAATTAGTCCTTAAAAGAATTCATCATGTGTACCTCTCCCTTGAACTCCGGCTCCACAGGATCAACGAGCAAGACTGCTTCTGGTGTAGCCAGAGGTTCACCTCTTTCTGGTAACCGATCGTCCGGAAGAGGCATGAATCTTTGTCTGTTGTCCGCTATTGCCATGTAGTGAAacctatatataattacatattttaagAAACCAATATATATCGATGAGCATCGATCATGAGGTtcaacatataattaattaattaattcatgttAATTACATGTGTACGCACTTGTCTTTTCTGAGTTTGAAGACAATCCTGGTCTGTGGGAGGTTGAAAGGAGGCCATTCCTTTAAGTGATCGTAGATGGCGTAGGTATAGAAGCCCGGGGAATTACGTAGCATTATAAACCTGCAGATGAGcaaacatcatgcatgcatgtataccTTTAATTAATTGCATGCTAGCCGTGGCATATCGgtcatggcatgcatgcatgtagtacGTACCTTTTGTCTATATTTAAGGGGACGAACTTTCCCTGAAGCGAGGGATCCCATAACCTTTTGAATGAGATCTCTacttgttctttcttttctacTACAACCCTAAAACTTGTTCCTTTGATCCTGCATACATATATGGTAATATCATTTCTTGATGACCAGTTAACGAGAAAAGAATAATTAATTGGAGTACTTCAACTGCATTTATCTGCATACATGAAGAAATAATACCCATAGGacaaattgatgacagaaaaaaaaaaaaaggcaaggtGGTGCatatttctggaaaaaaaataaaggcttTTTTCATCGTTGCAGGTACATACACATCGAATGTACCCGTTGTTCCTGTACTTCCGGTTTCACTCCAGACAAGGTCCCAGTACCTACATAATATTTCATCCAAAATATGTAACATATCATATGTAGCTATATTTGTAAAGCACGATTAACAACCCCTCCTTTTCCttaaaagaaggaagaaaaacaaaagaagacccaaaacagaaaaatttaGAGAGCAATTTTAATAACGAGATTACGTACCCTCTATTGACCTCCTCGTCGAGAACTTCAAGCAAATTGTCGATGCCATTATATTTAATCCCAGTCACAATTCCATCTGGATTTGATAATGTTACTTGGAGTATACCGTTATCCATCGTCACCTGTACAACATGCAAGAGTGAAGAGTCTGATGATGATCATTACCTAAACTTATAATTAAAATGtaatattaattacttataagttagcatgcatatatgcagATTGGTTGGGAAGTTGAGGAGCAAAATGAGTTTAGAAGTCCTTAATTGTGCATAAAATGGGAACTTATttaccatctatatatatacatgacttACAAGGCTGTCCTTAATATGCAATTGCACCCCCGCAGGCATGGGGATGAAGCCCTTGGTTGTCTATCTCGGCGGtctattttccttcttttcgcAGAACAAAAGATCAAGTTCTGAATTTTGGGATGCAGCTTGATCCGAATCAAGAAGGCTAGGATTGAACTCGATCTTTCAAGGAGCTAATAATATTATGAAGCTGGCAGTTTTTGCAAAAAAAGATGGAATCATGTGTTGATCAGGAGAAAATCTCTAGTATTCCGTGCATCGATGATCATGATCgatgatgatatatatattgcgCCCTCCTCAGTCtggaaatatttgaaatttaaagctagctagctaggtaacTAGCTAGCTTACGTACTGGGGGATAATTGGGTAGGGTTTGCTTGAACTTTAGAGGAAGATATTCATTCtttaacattttctttcttgatTTCTTTACTCGGTTGCCACTGACGTCATAGACGTGCAGGAGTCGCTAGCCTTGTCTAAAAAAGCTAATGTACTGAAAATCATGCGTAGCGTGCGATCATGATGAGATTCTAATTATAAATACACAAGACAATGCTAGCTAGGTTACTGTCGAATGTGTAAGTGTGTACACCAgtacaaatcaaatttttttattttttaaaaatatttttaaatatcattaacaattaaggaaaaaataaaaaaatataaattcactaattaATAATCACCTC comes from the Carya illinoinensis cultivar Pawnee chromosome 8, C.illinoinensisPawnee_v1, whole genome shotgun sequence genome and includes:
- the LOC122318044 gene encoding probable rhamnogalacturonate lyase B, with amino-acid sequence MPAGVQLHIKDSLVTMDNGILQVTLSNPDGIVTGIKYNGIDNLLEVLDEEVNRGYWDLVWSETGSTGTTGTFDVIKGTSFRVVVEKKEQVEISFKRLWDPSLQGKFVPLNIDKRFIMLRNSPGFYTYAIYDHLKEWPPFNLPQTRIVFKLRKDKFHYMAIADNRQRFMPLPDDRLPERGEPLATPEAVLLVDPVEPEFKGEVDDKYQYSCENKDLKVHGWICTDPPVGFWQITPSSEFRSGGPIKQNLTSHVGPFNLAMFLSAHYGGEDLVLKLKPNEPWKKVFGPIFMYLNSKSRDDHASHDPFSLWEDAKKRMKIEVESWPYHFPASEDFPSSDQRGRVSGRLHIRDRHASDECIPANLAYVGLAPPGELGSWQTECKGYQFWTVADARGHFSINHIRSGDYNLYAWIPGIIGDYRRDVVITITEGCDINLGDLIFKPPRDGPTMWEIGIPNCSAAEFYIPDPNPKYINKLYVNHPDRFRQYGLWERYADLYPNGDLVYRVGVNDYRKDWFFAQVTRKVDDDTYQGTTWQIKFQLHRVDTIGVYKLRLALATVNDSELQVRVNDPPEANPPTFTTGVIGHDNTIARHGIHGLYRLYNVEVPGALLLIGDNTIFLTQTSVTGPLQGIMYDYIRFEGPPS